From a single Arvicanthis niloticus isolate mArvNil1 chromosome 19, mArvNil1.pat.X, whole genome shotgun sequence genomic region:
- the Fastkd3 gene encoding FAST kinase domain-containing protein 3, mitochondrial isoform X1 yields MAFITLRRAFCHTSVFWIPGAVVALKIHPASHAQKVVKDHLRVWFCSLQPEPSRVRFHHTYSKNFHSENGNDLHPVGEPWVSQPQEWNQPEQSLKNEDEEMVFRRLNSFSSFEEVLSFISTLDPLPVALAAAALLRICEIGNRDGEQRLPRGVLENRVFQALCLRCERDPSPLTNAGLVAALQSLLLLPPVDHQSHLILSLMAECQRRLRRGSLEVHHLCVLGESLVQLQGGSCETLKLVISHLQRENLETFAPEDIVSIYRILQACPEEVDGQQTFLNTVNQFSPSVVPYLSPKSISDVLSALVALDQTHARPLLIKLGKYVVRYIPRFTNAELRKVLEAFVYFGHSDRFFTEALEQHVAALCFALDPAVAISVMEYCSRKRILSKPILDVVAEIFVCQSEKFSPSQISELIEPFGKLNYLPPNAPALFRKVENVLSAQLHHFPPKMLLRLLHSCALIGCHPINFMSKIFSPFFLQRLQGKESYLDRLSLAQLTQLFLTSVLECPFYKGPRLLPKYQVKSFLTPCCSLETPMDLHLYKSVVIGLIDLLGSRLYFASKVLTPYCYTIDVEIKLDEDGFVLPSTVDEDIHKRVALCVDGPQRFCLDSKHLLGKEAIKQRHLRLLGYQVVRVWYHLPLFSLQNVAYVTKICFFSYVPGRTVQTLLERTATCEQSRSKAEEGGARQV; encoded by the exons ATGGCGTTTATCACCCTGCGGAGGGCCTTTTGTCACACGTCTGTTTTTTGGATACCTGGAGCTGTGGTTGCTCTGAAAATTCACCCTGCCAGTCACGCCCAAAAGGTAGTCAAAGATCACCTCCGTGTTTGGTTCTGTTCTCTACAACCTGAGCCGTCCAGGGTCAGATTCCATCACACATACTCTAAAAACTTCcactcagaaaatggaaatgacCTTCATCCAGTCggggagccatgggtctctcaaCCACAGGAATGGAACCAGCCAGAACAGAGCCTTAAAAACGAGGATGAAGAGATGGTTTTCAGGAGACTGAACAGCTTCTCCTCCTTTGAAGAAGTGCTGAGTTTCATAAGTACCCTGGACCCCCTGCCTGTCGCTCTGGCAGCAGCAGCTCTGCTCAGGATCTGTGAGATAGGGAACAGGGATGGTGAGCAAAGGCTGCCAAGAGGAGTACTGGAGAACCGTGTCTTCCAGGCTCTGTGCCTTCGGTGTGAGCGGGATCCCTCACCTCTGACCAATGCTGGTTTGGTGGCGGCTTTGCAGTCTCTGCTGTTGTTACCACCTGTAGATCATCAAAGTCACTTGATCCTGAGTCTCATGGCAGAATGCCAGCGTCGCCTACGAAGAGGCAGCCTGGAAGTCCACCATCTTTGTGTTCTTGGGGAAAGTCTGGTGCAGCTTCAGGGTGGGAGTTGTGAGACCCTGAAACTGGTTATCTCTCATCTGCAAAGAGAAAATTTGGAAACATTTGCTCCAGAGGACATTGTGTCCATTTATAGGATTCTGCAGGCGTGTCCTGAAGAAGTAGACGGACAGCAGACGTTTTTAAACACAGTAAACCAGTTTTCCCCTTCAGTAGTTCCCTACCTGAGCCCTAAATCCATAAGCGATGTTCTCAGTGCCTTAGTGGCCCTGGACCAGACTCACGCACGACCACTGCTGATCAAACTGGGCAAGTACGTGGTGAGATACATTCCCCGGTTTACTAACGCAGAGCTCAGGAAGGTCTTGGAGGCGTTTGTTTATTTCGGACACAGTGACAGGTTTTTCACAGAGGCCTTAGAGCAGCATGTGGCTGCCCTGTGCTTCGCCCTGGACCCCGCCGTCGCCATCTCCGTGATGGAGTACTGCAGCAGAAAGCGGATTCTTTCCAAGCCCATCCTCGATGTAGTTGCAGAGATCTTTGTTTGCCAGTCGGAAAAATTCTCACCTAGTCAGATTTCTGAATTAATCGAGCCGTTTGGAAAGCTCAATTATTTGCCGCCAAATGCCCCTGCCCTGTTTAGGAAGGTAGAGAATGTGCTCTCTGCTCAGTTAcatcactttccaccaaagatGCTGTTGCGGCTCCTCCATTCCTGTGCACTGATTGGCTGCCATCCCATCAACTTCATGTCAAAAATCTTCAGCCCCTTTTTCCTTCAGCGGCTACAAG gtaaagaGTCATATTTGGACAGATTGAGCCTGGCACAGCTGACCCAACTTTTCCTAACCTCCGTCCTAGAGTGTCCTTTCTATAAG GGCCCCAGACTTCTTCCTAAGTATCAAGTGAAGTCCTTCCTCACACCCTGCTGCTCCCTAGAGACGCCCATGGATCTCCATCTTTATAAGTCTGTGGTGATTGGACTGATTGATCTTCTAGGATCAAGACTGTATTTTGCTTCAAAAGTGTTGACGCCCTATTGTTACACCATAG ATGTTGAGATTAAATTAGATGAAGATGGATTTGTGTTGCCGTCTACAGTGGATGAGGATATCCACAAAAG GGTGGCACTGTGTGTTGATGGGCCGCAGCGATTTTGCTTGGACAGTAAACACTTGCTTGGAAAAGAGGCCATTAAGCAAAGGCACCTGCGGTTACTTGGTTACCAGGTTGTTCGGGTATGGTATCACCTGCCTTTGTTTTCCCTTCAAAATGTCGCGTATGTTACCAAAATTTGTTTTTTCAGTTATGTACCTGGACGCACAGTACAGACTTTACTGGAGAGAACTGCAACCTGTGAGCAGAGTAGGTCCAAAGCAGAAGAGGGCGGGGCCAGGCAAGTCTGA
- the Fastkd3 gene encoding FAST kinase domain-containing protein 3, mitochondrial isoform X2: protein MAFITLRRAFCHTSVFWIPGAVVALKIHPASHAQKVVKDHLRVWFCSLQPEPSRVRFHHTYSKNFHSENGNDLHPVGEPWVSQPQEWNQPEQSLKNEDEEMVFRRLNSFSSFEEVLSFISTLDPLPVALAAAALLRICEIGNRDGEQRLPRGVLENRVFQALCLRCERDPSPLTNAGLVAALQSLLLLPPVDHQSHLILSLMAECQRRLRRGSLEVHHLCVLGESLVQLQGGSCETLKLVISHLQRENLETFAPEDIVSIYRILQACPEEVDGQQTFLNTVNQFSPSVVPYLSPKSISDVLSALVALDQTHARPLLIKLGKYVVRYIPRFTNAELRKVLEAFVYFGHSDRFFTEALEQHVAALCFALDPAVAISVMEYCSRKRILSKPILDVVAEIFVCQSEKFSPSQISELIEPFGKLNYLPPNAPALFRKVENVLSAQLHHFPPKMLLRLLHSCALIGCHPINFMSKIFSPFFLQRLQGKESYLDRLSLAQLTQLFLTSVLECPFYKGPRLLPKYQVKSFLTPCCSLETPMDLHLYKSVVIGLIDLLGSRLYFASKVLTPYCYTIDVEIKLDEDGFVLPSTVDEDIHKRVALCVDGPQRFCLDSKHLLGKEAIKQRHLRLLGYQVVRVPYHELELLTSRLELVEYLQRKLFSQSSTVHW, encoded by the exons ATGGCGTTTATCACCCTGCGGAGGGCCTTTTGTCACACGTCTGTTTTTTGGATACCTGGAGCTGTGGTTGCTCTGAAAATTCACCCTGCCAGTCACGCCCAAAAGGTAGTCAAAGATCACCTCCGTGTTTGGTTCTGTTCTCTACAACCTGAGCCGTCCAGGGTCAGATTCCATCACACATACTCTAAAAACTTCcactcagaaaatggaaatgacCTTCATCCAGTCggggagccatgggtctctcaaCCACAGGAATGGAACCAGCCAGAACAGAGCCTTAAAAACGAGGATGAAGAGATGGTTTTCAGGAGACTGAACAGCTTCTCCTCCTTTGAAGAAGTGCTGAGTTTCATAAGTACCCTGGACCCCCTGCCTGTCGCTCTGGCAGCAGCAGCTCTGCTCAGGATCTGTGAGATAGGGAACAGGGATGGTGAGCAAAGGCTGCCAAGAGGAGTACTGGAGAACCGTGTCTTCCAGGCTCTGTGCCTTCGGTGTGAGCGGGATCCCTCACCTCTGACCAATGCTGGTTTGGTGGCGGCTTTGCAGTCTCTGCTGTTGTTACCACCTGTAGATCATCAAAGTCACTTGATCCTGAGTCTCATGGCAGAATGCCAGCGTCGCCTACGAAGAGGCAGCCTGGAAGTCCACCATCTTTGTGTTCTTGGGGAAAGTCTGGTGCAGCTTCAGGGTGGGAGTTGTGAGACCCTGAAACTGGTTATCTCTCATCTGCAAAGAGAAAATTTGGAAACATTTGCTCCAGAGGACATTGTGTCCATTTATAGGATTCTGCAGGCGTGTCCTGAAGAAGTAGACGGACAGCAGACGTTTTTAAACACAGTAAACCAGTTTTCCCCTTCAGTAGTTCCCTACCTGAGCCCTAAATCCATAAGCGATGTTCTCAGTGCCTTAGTGGCCCTGGACCAGACTCACGCACGACCACTGCTGATCAAACTGGGCAAGTACGTGGTGAGATACATTCCCCGGTTTACTAACGCAGAGCTCAGGAAGGTCTTGGAGGCGTTTGTTTATTTCGGACACAGTGACAGGTTTTTCACAGAGGCCTTAGAGCAGCATGTGGCTGCCCTGTGCTTCGCCCTGGACCCCGCCGTCGCCATCTCCGTGATGGAGTACTGCAGCAGAAAGCGGATTCTTTCCAAGCCCATCCTCGATGTAGTTGCAGAGATCTTTGTTTGCCAGTCGGAAAAATTCTCACCTAGTCAGATTTCTGAATTAATCGAGCCGTTTGGAAAGCTCAATTATTTGCCGCCAAATGCCCCTGCCCTGTTTAGGAAGGTAGAGAATGTGCTCTCTGCTCAGTTAcatcactttccaccaaagatGCTGTTGCGGCTCCTCCATTCCTGTGCACTGATTGGCTGCCATCCCATCAACTTCATGTCAAAAATCTTCAGCCCCTTTTTCCTTCAGCGGCTACAAG gtaaagaGTCATATTTGGACAGATTGAGCCTGGCACAGCTGACCCAACTTTTCCTAACCTCCGTCCTAGAGTGTCCTTTCTATAAG GGCCCCAGACTTCTTCCTAAGTATCAAGTGAAGTCCTTCCTCACACCCTGCTGCTCCCTAGAGACGCCCATGGATCTCCATCTTTATAAGTCTGTGGTGATTGGACTGATTGATCTTCTAGGATCAAGACTGTATTTTGCTTCAAAAGTGTTGACGCCCTATTGTTACACCATAG ATGTTGAGATTAAATTAGATGAAGATGGATTTGTGTTGCCGTCTACAGTGGATGAGGATATCCACAAAAG GGTGGCACTGTGTGTTGATGGGCCGCAGCGATTTTGCTTGGACAGTAAACACTTGCTTGGAAAAGAGGCCATTAAGCAAAGGCACCTGCGGTTACTTGGTTACCAGGTTGTTCGG GTTCCCTATCATGAGCTGGAGCTGCTTACGTCAAGACTTGAATTGGTGGAATATTTACAAAGGAAGCTATTTTCTCAAAGCTCCACTGTCCACTGGTAA